The following coding sequences are from one Polyodon spathula isolate WHYD16114869_AA chromosome 7, ASM1765450v1, whole genome shotgun sequence window:
- the slitrk4 gene encoding SLIT and NTRK-like protein 4: MLLLVLLAFSIPSSSPNSDSDLSAETCSACSCMSIENVLYVNCEKIAVYRPTQLKPPPSTLYHLNFQNNLLLILYPNSFINFTHAVSLQLGNNKLQNIEGGAFLGLSALKQLHLNNNELKMLQADTFQGIENLEYLQADYNLIKFIERGAFNKLHKLKVLILNDNLISSLPDNIFRFASLTHLDIRGNRIQKVPYIGVLEHIGRIVELQLADNPWNCTCDLLPLKAWLENMPYNIYIGEAICETPSDLYGRLLKETNKQELCPMGTGSDFDVRMPPSQIESGQTTSNVAPTTMQRLVTKAPKTTNPSKISGIVAGKASFNQNLSQIISYETRIPPLAPCPLPCTCKAHPSDFGISVSCQERNIEDLGELVPKPPNAKKLHLSGNYVKDISPTDFLGFEGLDLLHLGSNQIVTVQKGVFVNLTNLRRLYMNGNQIEQLYPEMFLGLTNLQYLYLEYNAIKEVLTGTFDSMPNLQLLYLNNNVLRSLPSYIFAGVSLARLNLKNNHFMYLPVSGVLDQLLSLTQIDLEGNPWDCTCDLVALKLWLEKLNEGITAKEVKCASPVQFANIELKLLKNEILCPKLLMKPSFILTSLTPTITSTSPAGLSKAPPGGPVPLSIMILSILVVLILTVFVAFCLLVFVLRRNKNPNARHEGLGNQECGSMQLHIRKHDQKSNKMDDLGGETFIPQTIEHMSTSHTCGLHDSESGFKFADSQRQKIILRNCADKDTDSLHALDSRKRLSTIDELEEFLPGRDSNLFIQNFLENKKDFNSIGVSGFEIRYPEKTNDKKLKKSLIGGNHSKIVVEQRKSEYFELKAKLQGSPDYLQVLEEQTALNKM, translated from the coding sequence ATGCTGCTGTTGGTTTTGCTGGCTTTTTCCATACCTAGCTCTTCTCCCAACTCAGATTCTGACCTCTCAGCGGAGACCTGCAGTGCTTGCTCTTGCATGTCCATAGAAAATGTTCTATATGTGAACTGTGAGAAAATCGCAGTATACAGACCTACTCAGCTTAAACCACCACCTTCGACTTTATATCATCTCAATTTCCAGAATAACTTATTGCTCATCCTTTACCCGAATTCCTTTATTAATTTCACACATGCAGTGTCACTCCAGCTGGGGAACAACAAGCTGCAGAACATTGAGGGAGGGGCTTTTCTTGGACTGAGTGCATTAAAACAATTGCACCTAAACAACAATGAATTAAAGATGCTCCAAGCAGACACATTCCAGGGTATAGAGAACTTGGAATACCTCCAGGCTGACTACAATTTAATCAAGTTTATTGAACGGGGCGCCTTCAATAAGTTGCACAAGCTGAAAGTGCTCATTCTTAATGACAATCTCATTTCCAGCCTTCCAGACAACATATTTCGCTTTGCTTCTCTTACCCATTTGGATATAAGGGGAAACAGGATACAGAAGGTTCCTTATATCGGGGTTTTGGAACACATTGGGAGGATAGTGGAATTGCAGCTAGCGGATAATCCTTGGAATTGTACCTGTGATTTGTTACCCCTCAAAGCTTGGTTGGAGAACATGCCCTATAATATTTATATAGGGGAGGCCATTTGTGAAACACCAAGTGACTTGTATGGGAGGCtgttgaaagaaacaaacaaacaagaactgtGCCCTATGGGAACAGGGAGCGATTTTGATGTCCGGATGCCTCCTTCCCAGATTGAAAGCGGACAAACCACATCCAATGTTGCACCAACTACAATGCAACGCCTCGTTACCAAAGCGCCAAAAACCACCAATCCTTCAAAAATATCAGGAATTGTTGCTGGCAAGGCATCTTTCAATCAAAATCTCAGTCAGATTATATCTTATGAGACCAGAATCCCGCCCCTAGCTCCCTGCCCACTCCCGTGCACATGCAAAGCCCACCCCTCCGACTTTGGGATTAGTGTAAGTTGCCAGGAGCGCAATATTGAAGATCTTGGTGAGCTGGTGCCCAAACCTCCAAATGCCAAGAAACTGCACCTCAGTGGCAATTATGTAAAAGATATCAGTCCTACTGACTTCCTTGGCTTTGAAGGCTTAGATCTGCTGCACCTGGGGAGCAATCAAATAGTGACTgttcaaaaaggagtgtttgtgAATTTAACCAATCTGCGCAGACTGTATATGAATGGCAATCAGATCGAGCAACTGTATCCTGAAATGTTTCTGGGACTCACTAACCTCCAGTACTTGTACTTGGAATACAATGCCATCAAGGAGGTTTTAACAGGGACCTTTGACTCCATGCCAAATCTACAGCTCTTGTATCTGAACAACAATGTGTTAAGGAGTCTCCCATCTTATATCTTTGCTGGAGTTTCACTTGCCAGGCTGAACCTGAAGAACAATCACTTCATGTATCTGCCAGTAAGTGGCGTTCTAGACCAGCTGCTCTCCCTCACGCAGATAGATTTAGAAGGAAACCCCTGGGATTGCACATGCGATTTAGTGGCTTTAAAACTGTGGCTCGAGAAACTGAATGAGGGAATTACAGCCAAAGAAGTGAAGTGTGCGTCCCCAGTTCAGTTTGCTAACATCGAGCTGAAGctactgaaaaatgaaatcttaTGCCCAAAACTTTTAATGAAGCCATCTTTCATTCTAACTAGCCTCACTCCAACGATTACATCTACATCACCAGCTGGGCTCAGTAAAGCTCCTCCCGGTGGGCCTGTGCCCTTGTCAATAATGATTCTGAGCATTTTAGTTGTGCTCATTTTGACCGTGTTTGTTGCATTCTGCCTTCTTGTTTTTGTCTTGAGGCGCAACAAAAATCCCAATGCAAGGCACGAAGGTTTAGGGAACCAGGAATGTGGCTCCATGCAGCTTCACATCAGAAAGCATGACCAGAAGTCCAATAAGATGGATGACCTTGGAGGAGAGACCTTCATACCACAAACCATAGAGCACATGAGCACAAGCCACACCTGCGGGTTACATGATTCAGAATCAGGGTTCAAATTTGCAGATTCTCAGAGACAGAAAATAATTCTTCGGAATTGCGCTGACAAGGACACAGACTCGTTGCATGCATTGGATTCAAGGAAGAGGCTCAGTACTATTGATGAATTGGAGGAATTTCTACCGGGAAGGGATTCCAATCTGTTTATTCAGaactttttggaaaataaaaaggaTTTTAACAGTATAGGAGTCAGTGGTTTTGAGATCCGCTACCCAGAAAAGACAAATgacaaaaagttgaaaaaatcTTTAATAGGTGGCAACCACAGTAAAATTGTGGTGGAGCAACGGAAAAGTGAATATTTTGAATTGAAAGCAAAACTTCAAGGTTCTCCAGACTATCTTCAAGTGCTCGAAGAACAGACAGCTTTGAACAAAATGTAG